The DNA segment GTCGGCTGCCCAGACGAGACATCGAGAACGGTCGACGGGACAACAGCCGCCGAATCCGCCCGATCAAGGACGCTGATAGGGCTTCACACGGGCGATCGTGACTTGAGACATCCCCCGTAGCGTCATCCAGCGTGACTCCTGTTGCTGCGTGACGGCTATAAGCACCGCTGGCGGCGCTGGTCTCACGTCGACAACCAGAACACCGTCGATCGTCACCGCGGTCCCCTCGGCCGAGGTGGGGCTCAGAAGTACGTCCACGACATCGCCGCGCGCCAACGCCCCACCCAGGTTCGTCTCGGTCGACGATTCGACGGCAACCAGGCGCCGACTTGCTAGCCAGCCACCGACAAGCACCGGACCCAGCTTTGTTTTGTCCATCGCTGCGTCTTGACCGACGGGAGCCAGGGTGTAGCGGCCGAGCACGCTGTCCCTGTCAATCACTGGCTCGGCGGGAATGGCCTTGGTGGACAGATCAACCTTTCGCACATCGGCCTCGGTGAGCTGATGAAAGGCTGGCAGGTCAACGGCGGCGACATACACCGTGCGCGTGCGCGGGAAGTATGTGAGGTACGCGGCGCCGCCGGCGGCCGCGATCACGACCAAGACCAGGAACAGGTGAGACGCTCGTACCGGCCGCAGCCGGCGTCGGGGAGGAGTGGCCGCCGCGCCCGTCACCCCGGCCACTGTAGGGCCAGACCGAGTCCTGCGCTCCGATCGACACGCTCACGAAGGATGGAGGGCGCTCAAGGCGACACGTCCGAGACAGATCGGGACTTGGTCATGTGTCCGCGCTACGCCACGCAAGGTACGGATCAGCCTGGGGCGACGATGAAGCCGATTGCTCGCCAAGCATATCGGCGACGGCCGGCGATCGCTGCTGCGAACCAGGAACCGCGGCTACGCGCTACGCCCCATAAGGCATTGACGCTCAATTACAGTTGACAGACGACTAGCCGTACCCTGCTCGCCGTCTGAGGAGTCGTAGTGCCAGGAGGTATCAGCACAGGACGGACAGATCGCGAGGGCATAGCGCTCTTCGATCTCCGCGTGTCTCGTGATCTCAAGTGGATCTTTCGCGAGCAGCAAGTCCGCGATCAGGGCATCGACGGCCAGGTCGAGGTCGCCGACGAAGACCGAGGAACGGGCCGACTAATCGCTGTGCAGATCAAGTCAGGCCCCTCGTACTTCGTCGAGGTGCGAGACGGATGGGCCTTCTACTACTCATCGCGCGAGCGCCAACTGTGGCTGGGGCACGCGCTACCGGTGATGGTCGTCATGGTTGACCTTGAGAACGATGCGATCTACT comes from the Fodinicola acaciae genome and includes:
- a CDS encoding SAF domain-containing protein; the protein is MTGAAATPPRRRLRPVRASHLFLVLVVIAAAGGAAYLTYFPRTRTVYVAAVDLPAFHQLTEADVRKVDLSTKAIPAEPVIDRDSVLGRYTLAPVGQDAAMDKTKLGPVLVGGWLASRRLVAVESSTETNLGGALARGDVVDVLLSPTSAEGTAVTIDGVLVVDVRPAPPAVLIAVTQQQESRWMTLRGMSQVTIARVKPYQRP